The genomic segment GCTCCTCTTCACACGCGGCTTCCGTTGCAGGTGCCTCTGTCTCTTGAGAAAATTCAGGCGCTTCAGGACCGAATTGTGCAAGCGATTCCGCAAGGGTCTGCAGGCGCACGGCAAGCGTCTGCTCCTGCAGCTGCAGCTCGACCTGTTGTGCCGCGGACTTTTTAATTTTTTCGTCTTCAAGCCGGGCTTCAGCCTCCAGGGTCGTAAACTGCTCACGCAGCGTGTCAAGTTCCGTGTTGGCTGACTCACGCAATGCTTCATATTCTGCGTGCCGGCTGATTTTCTCCTGCAGCGCCTCGTGCATATCCACACCCGGCGACTCGGCAGAGGCCAGCGCTTCGGCAATGTCTTCAAGGCTGTTTTCAAGCGACGTACGGGTCTGCGCTTCCCGCTCCATGGTACGGCGCGCCTCAGAGGCCTCTGCCTGCAGACGGTCAAACCGACGCCCGCTCTCGTGCACCTCTTCCCGCAGTTCCTCGAGTGCAATCAGTACCGCGCGATGCGCGCCCTCCGCCGCTCGCCGCTCTTCTTCAATCGACTCAACTGTCAGCAGATATTCCGCTTCCAGTTCGCGTGCCTCAAGGCTGATGGCCGCGGCGTCTTTCATCTGCAGAGTAAGTTCCTCTCGCGCCGCATTCCACTCATCGCGTTCAGCTACAAGGCGCGCACGCTCCGTCTTGAGGGCTTCACGCTGCTGCTCGAAACGCGACAGCGCGCTCTGCGCATCAAATACGGCCCTGACCGCTTCTGACTGCAGGCGTGCAGCCTCTCGTTCTTCCTGCTCCGCGGTTTGCAGACACTCACGCCACGTTGCGTCCTCTGTCTGAAGACGCATGAGCGTGTTTTCTTTTTCGCTGACCACAACGGCAAGGAGGTCGATACGCGCCTGACGGGCAAGCACGCCCTCTTCCATGGTGCGCGCCCTGCCCGGAACCTGTATCCAGCCATTCCCAAGCCAGGCACCATCCGGGGTAATGACAGACTCATGAGGAAACAGTTCAGGCTGCATCCGGCGCGCCTCCTCCAGCGAGTCAACGGTATATATGTATTCTGGTGCATGGAGCCAGCACGGCACAGCGCCGTGCATTTTTTGAAGCAGTGAAGGAAAACGCGGGGTACGGTCCGCCGGCACGCGCACTTCCAGCAGCGCAAGCGGCGTATCGCTCTCAACCGTCACACTCCCGACATCCTGAACCACATACGCATGAAGGGCGTCTGCAAACACATGCTCACAGGCCGTCTGCCAGGCATCTTCTACCTTCAGAGACGCCATGAGCTGAGGCAGATGGGCAACGCTTTCAGGAGGACTGATGGACGCAGCGCTTCCGGCTGATTGTTGCACGGCACGCAGTGACACGAGTTGCGCATTATCTTCTGCAAACGCTTTTTGGGCCTGTGCCTTTTCATGGCCGAGGCGCATCAACGCCTCGCGCGCCTCCTGCACACGGGCTAAAGCCCGCGCGTGTTGAGCCGCTGCCGCTTCTTCATCCTGAATCTTTGCATCACGCTCACCGAGGAGCGCCAAAAAGGCCGCGTCAGAGTCGCTCTCGGCCAGGCCGTCGAGTGCTGCCTGATTTTTGGCAAGACGACGTTCTCCGTCTTCAAGGCGGGCTTTAAGATTTTCCGCACGCACAAGGCTCAGCTGATGCTGCTGACGCGCATTCGAGAGGTTTGAGCGCGCACTTTCAAGGCGCGCCTCAGTATCTTCCAGTGCCTGTCGGCGGGCATCAAGCGTTGTGCGTGCGTCATCAAGGCGAGCGCGCAGCGTTTCAAGCTCCGCTGCCAGTACCTGCGACTGCGCTTCGCGGGTTGTAAGGGTTTCTCCGGCGAGCATATACCGGTCATGCGCCTGCTGCCAGACTTCTTTAAGGCGCAGCTGTTCCTCTAGAAGCTGTTCACGGGCTCGCAGCGCCTGAGCACGCTGTTCCTCAAGGCGGGCAATTTCCGTACCGAGTCGGTAGCACTGCTCCTGCAGCTCCGTGACGGTGCGGGCCCTGGATTCCATCCTGTAGCGACAGGCCAGTGCTTCCGCCGTAAGGCGTGCGTGAAGCGCTTCTTGGGTACTGCGGGTATCTTCCAGCGATCGAAGGGTCCGGTGGAGACCGTCACGCTGCGCTGACAGCGTATCGCGGCGCACGAGAAGCAGTCCTGTTTTACAGACGCGCTCACGTGCTTTCAGGGTGCGAAACCGTTCCGCAGTTTTTGCCTGACGCTCGAGACGCGCGAGCTGTTTATCCAGTTCTTCACGAAGAAGTGCCACCCGTTCGAGGTTTTCTCGGGCCTGCTCCATGCGCTGCACCGTTTCCCGGCGCCGGTCGCGGTAGCGAGATACCCCGGCAGCTTCCTCAAGGTATGCGCGCAGTTCTTCCGGGCGCGCCTCGACAATTTTCGAGACCGTCCCCTGCCCGATAATCGAATACCCGCGTGCGCCAGCACCCGTACCTAGAAATAAATCCGTGATATCACGCCGCCGACACCGTGTGCCATTCAGAAAATAACCCGACTCTCCATCACGCGTTACCACGCGGCGCACCGAAATTTCGCGATAAGCGCCAAAAGGCCCCGGGAGCGTTGCGCCACTATTATCAAACACAAGCTCCACTGACGCCTGTCCCGATGCCCGACGGTTGGTGGAGCCGTTGAAAATAACATCCGCCATCGACTCGCCGCGCAGGTTTTTGGCAGAGCTTTCTCCAAGAACCCAGCGCACGGCATCAATGACGTTGGATTTTCCGCAGCCGTTTGGACCCAGTACGCCAACAAGCTGGCCGGGAAAAGGAATAACCGTGGTGTCCACAAACGATTTAAAACCTGTAAGCTTAATCTGCTGTAAACGCATTCCCTGGCCTAAAACGCGGTAAAAGGAAAATTATAACGCAATTGCGCCTCAACACCGAGAGCTTCTTGCCCGTATGTCCCACAAGGGTCTACACTGGTTAAAATCCTCGTATCGGGACAACGGATGACCCAGCACGACGAACTTGCCACCCTGCTGCATCAGATTGCAGAAGAAAGCCTGCGCCTGCTCGCGCATTTTCAAAAAAATCCAGCGATGCTCGCAGAGAGTCTTGATCCATGGATGACGTTTGGTAATAACCTGCAAACCCTCTCCGGCATGCTGGCCATGAACCCGGCTGATATCCTGAGCCGCCAGGCCGCTTTCTGGAGTGATGCCACAACACTCTGGCAAAAACAGTGCGAACTCTGGATGCAGGGTCAGTCTCTGCCGCTGGATGACCCGCGTTTCAGTTCAGAAGAGTGGCAGGAAAATCCTTTTTTCAGCGTGCTGGCACAGTTTTATCTGCTGGCGAGCGAGCACGCGGTTCGGCTCGTAGAAAAGCTGCCGATACAGGATGTGAAAATGGCGCATAAACTGCGGTTTTTTGTGCGCCAGTATCTCGATGCCCTCTCGCCTGCGAACTTTCCTGCGACCAACCCGAAGCTGTTCGCAGAAACCGTGCACAGCCGCGGTTTAAATCTGCTGCGCGGATTGCAAAATTTTCTTGAGGATATAGACCGCGATTCCGCAAGCCTTGTGATGCGCATGACCGACATGCGCGCCTTTACGGTGGGTAAGAATATTGCCGCAACGGAGGGTGAGGTTATTTATCGCAATGAACTGATGGAAATCATTCAGTACACGGCAAAAACCCCGCGCACCCGCACCATTCCGCTCCTGATTGTTCCGCCATGGATAAACAAATACTATGTGCTCGATTTAAGCGCTCATAATTCGTTTATCGGCTGGCTGGTCAGTAAAGGGATAACGGTATTCACCATTTCATGGGTCAATCCAGGGTCTGAACTGGCCAATACCGCCATGTGTGATTATCTGCAAAACGGTTCACTGCGCGCCATTGAGGTGGTGCGTGAACAGATGGGATGCGAAACCGTTAATACGCTGGGTTTTTGCATCGGCGGCACGCTGCTCGCCATGACGCTTGCCTGGCTTGCAGCAGGCGATACGGCTCCCGTCGCATCAGCAACCTTTCTTGCCACTCTGATAGATTTTAGCGAGCCTGGTGACATCGGTGTTTACATTGATGATGCACTGCTTGAAAAACTGGAAGCCGACATGCAGTCCAAAGGCTTTCTGGACGGGCGCCTCATGGCGCAGGCATTCAACTCGCTGCGCGCGAACGACCTCGTCTGGTCGTTTTTTATTAAAAACTACCTTCAGGGTCGTGCACAGGTGCCCTTTGATATCCTATACTGGAATGCCGATTCCACCAACATGCCGGCGAAAATGCATTCGCAGTACCTGCGCTGGATGTACCTGCATAACGACCTCGTAAAACCCGGAAAAATCCGCTGTAACGGGCGAGCGCTAAACATCGGCGCCATCACCATACCTGCGTTTTTTGTCGCAACGGAAAAAGACCACATCGCGCCATGGCGCTCCGTTTGGAAAGGCTTTCAAAAAATCGGTGGCGACAAACAGTTTTTACTGGGGGGCTCAGGCCATATTGCCGGCATTATCAATCCGCCGGCGAGCAACAAATACCACTACTGCGTCAACCCGAATATCCCCAAAGCTGCCGATAAATGGCTGGATGCAGCTGAGCGTTTTGAAGGTTCCTGGTGGCCTGAATGGCTTAAATGGCTTAAAGCCCACTCTGGCAGCAGCAAAAAAGCGCCCGTTTTCGATGCATTACCGCTAAAAAGCCTCGGCAGCGCACCAGGAACCTGCGTTCTAAAAAAATCCGGCCTGTCTTAGACTCTGGCCACAACCTATAACAACAGTCTCTATGCGTAATGGGAGAAATGCCATGTTACGGCTGATGCAAAGGCAAACAGTACCGTTCCCCACGCCCAGTCAAAAAAGGCCATGCCTACGGGAAAATCCTTGAAAATGGCAAGGCAGGTGAAGTCATATACGCCATAAACAATAGCTCCGAGAAGCGCACCATATCCAACTGCGGCCAGCACGGAGGAACCGGCAAGAGGAAGAATGAAAAACACCATTGCCAGTGCAAAGAGC from the Legionella geestiana genome contains:
- the smc gene encoding chromosome segregation protein SMC, which translates into the protein MRLQQIKLTGFKSFVDTTVIPFPGQLVGVLGPNGCGKSNVIDAVRWVLGESSAKNLRGESMADVIFNGSTNRRASGQASVELVFDNSGATLPGPFGAYREISVRRVVTRDGESGYFLNGTRCRRRDITDLFLGTGAGARGYSIIGQGTVSKIVEARPEELRAYLEEAAGVSRYRDRRRETVQRMEQARENLERVALLREELDKQLARLERQAKTAERFRTLKARERVCKTGLLLVRRDTLSAQRDGLHRTLRSLEDTRSTQEALHARLTAEALACRYRMESRARTVTELQEQCYRLGTEIARLEEQRAQALRAREQLLEEQLRLKEVWQQAHDRYMLAGETLTTREAQSQVLAAELETLRARLDDARTTLDARRQALEDTEARLESARSNLSNARQQHQLSLVRAENLKARLEDGERRLAKNQAALDGLAESDSDAAFLALLGERDAKIQDEEAAAAQHARALARVQEAREALMRLGHEKAQAQKAFAEDNAQLVSLRAVQQSAGSAASISPPESVAHLPQLMASLKVEDAWQTACEHVFADALHAYVVQDVGSVTVESDTPLALLEVRVPADRTPRFPSLLQKMHGAVPCWLHAPEYIYTVDSLEEARRMQPELFPHESVITPDGAWLGNGWIQVPGRARTMEEGVLARQARIDLLAVVVSEKENTLMRLQTEDATWRECLQTAEQEEREAARLQSEAVRAVFDAQSALSRFEQQREALKTERARLVAERDEWNAAREELTLQMKDAAAISLEARELEAEYLLTVESIEEERRAAEGAHRAVLIALEELREEVHESGRRFDRLQAEASEARRTMEREAQTRTSLENSLEDIAEALASAESPGVDMHEALQEKISRHAEYEALRESANTELDTLREQFTTLEAEARLEDEKIKKSAAQQVELQLQEQTLAVRLQTLAESLAQFGPEAPEFSQETEAPATEAACEEELLVLADAIRRLGAINLAAIEEYETERVRRDALNAQHEDLSSALATLEEAIAKLDAETKVRFQETFDAVNTAFQALFPRLFGGGRATLSLTCDNLLEAGVMVLAQPPGKRNSTIHLLSGGEKAMTAVALIFAIFQLNPSPFCMLDEVDAPLDDVNVGRFCDLVREMSQFVQFLFITHNRVTMELAENLIGVTMREPGVSRVVAVDVEQALTFCEA
- a CDS encoding PHA/PHB synthase family protein, whose translation is MTQHDELATLLHQIAEESLRLLAHFQKNPAMLAESLDPWMTFGNNLQTLSGMLAMNPADILSRQAAFWSDATTLWQKQCELWMQGQSLPLDDPRFSSEEWQENPFFSVLAQFYLLASEHAVRLVEKLPIQDVKMAHKLRFFVRQYLDALSPANFPATNPKLFAETVHSRGLNLLRGLQNFLEDIDRDSASLVMRMTDMRAFTVGKNIAATEGEVIYRNELMEIIQYTAKTPRTRTIPLLIVPPWINKYYVLDLSAHNSFIGWLVSKGITVFTISWVNPGSELANTAMCDYLQNGSLRAIEVVREQMGCETVNTLGFCIGGTLLAMTLAWLAAGDTAPVASATFLATLIDFSEPGDIGVYIDDALLEKLEADMQSKGFLDGRLMAQAFNSLRANDLVWSFFIKNYLQGRAQVPFDILYWNADSTNMPAKMHSQYLRWMYLHNDLVKPGKIRCNGRALNIGAITIPAFFVATEKDHIAPWRSVWKGFQKIGGDKQFLLGGSGHIAGIINPPASNKYHYCVNPNIPKAADKWLDAAERFEGSWWPEWLKWLKAHSGSSKKAPVFDALPLKSLGSAPGTCVLKKSGLS
- a CDS encoding DUF2177 family protein: MTGISVKAFFIAFTVFIVTDMIWLVWIAKNLYISHYRPWLRLSGDNLQPIWWAALFIYVLFALAMVFFILPLAGSSVLAAVGYGALLGAIVYGVYDFTCLAIFKDFPVGMAFFDWAWGTVLFAFASAVTWHFSHYA